The following coding sequences are from one Lolium rigidum isolate FL_2022 chromosome 6, APGP_CSIRO_Lrig_0.1, whole genome shotgun sequence window:
- the LOC124663956 gene encoding cytochrome P450 710A2-like yields the protein MRNSREGRHAYVRPGQLHSATREEKDFRARIWKSARSATASSATTTRTCARLVDYWMQDEAATAGNPPPAHTDDEELGGFLFDFLFAAQDASTSSLCWAVSALESHPDVLARVRAEVAAVWSPESGEPITAEKIQGMRYTQAVAREVVRYRPPATLVPHIAGEPFQLTEWYTVPKGAIVFPSVYESSFQGFPAPHAFDPDRFFSDARREDVAYKRNFLAFGAGAHQCVGQRYALNHLVLFLALFVSVADFKRDTTDGCDDPVYMPTIVPRDGCSVYLNQRCASFPSF from the coding sequence ATGCGGAATTCACGTGAAGGAAGGCATGCGTATGTACGCCCGGGCCAGCTGCACAGCGCGACACGAGAAGAGAAGGACTTCCGCGCTCGCATCTGGAAATCCGCCCGTTCAGCAACAGCCTCTTCCGCGACGACCACAAGGACCTGCGCGCGCCTCGTCGACTACTGGATGCAGGACGAGGCCGCGACGGCCGGGAACCCGCCGCCCGCGCACACCGACGACGAGGAGCTCGGGGGTTTCCTGTTCGACTTCCTCTTCGCCGCGCAGGACGCGTCCACCTCCTCCCTCTGCTGGGCGGTCTCCGCGCTCGAGTCCCACCCGGACGTGCTCGCGCGCGTGCGCGCCGAGGTGGCGGCCGTCTGGTCGCCGGAGTCCGGCGAGCCCATCACCGCCGAGAAGATCCAGGGGATGAGGTACACGCAGGCGGTGGCGCGCGAGGTGGTCCGGTACCGGCCGCCGGCGACGCTGGTGCCGCACATCGCGGGCGAGCCGTTCCAGCTCACCGAGTGGTACACGGTGCCCAAGGGCGCCATCGTGTTCCCGTCCGTCTACGAGTCCTCCTTCCAGGGCTTCCCGGCGCCCCACGCCTTCGACCCGGACCGCTTCTTCTCCGACGCGCGCAGGGAGGACGTGGCCTACAAGCGCAACTTCCTGGCCTTCGGCGCCGGCGCGCACCAGTGCGTCGGCCAGCGCTACGCGCTCAACCACCTCGTGCTCTTCCTCGCGCTCTTCGTCTCCGTCGCCGACTTCAAGCGGGACACCACGGACGGATGCGACGACCCCGTGTACATGCCCACCATCGTGCCCAGGGACGGCTGCTCCGTCTACCTCAACCAACGCTGCGCAAGCTTCCCGTCCTTCTGA